In the Adlercreutzia equolifaciens DSM 19450 genome, one interval contains:
- a CDS encoding sulfite exporter TauE/SafE family protein, which translates to MEFLIVCPLALIAGFVDAIAGGGGLISLPAYFFAGLPPHAAIATNKLSSTLGTLVATVRYALFGYMVKRFVVAGVACGLVGSAIGANLALLADATVLTVAMLVALPPVAFLVFRSKNLDRFAEHPLPPRRALVATALIALAVGVYDGFYGPGTGTILMLLLAAMAHQDVRTAAGTTKAINLATNVAALAVFLVNGAVLIPLGLAAAAFNIAGNWLGSTFFDKKGALILRPIMLVVIVLFAIRLVTDLLA; encoded by the coding sequence ATGGAGTTTCTCATCGTGTGCCCGTTGGCGCTCATCGCCGGTTTCGTGGACGCCATCGCCGGCGGGGGAGGCCTCATCTCCCTGCCCGCTTACTTCTTTGCCGGCCTACCGCCCCATGCCGCCATCGCCACCAACAAGCTCTCCAGCACCTTGGGCACGCTGGTGGCCACCGTGCGCTATGCGTTGTTCGGTTACATGGTGAAGCGCTTCGTTGTCGCGGGCGTCGCCTGCGGCCTGGTCGGTTCGGCCATCGGCGCGAACCTGGCGCTTCTAGCTGACGCCACCGTGCTCACCGTGGCGATGCTCGTGGCGCTGCCTCCGGTGGCGTTCCTCGTGTTCCGTTCCAAGAACCTCGACCGTTTCGCCGAGCATCCTCTGCCTCCGCGCCGGGCCCTGGTCGCCACGGCCCTCATCGCTTTGGCGGTGGGCGTGTACGACGGGTTCTACGGGCCGGGGACGGGCACCATCCTCATGCTGCTGCTCGCCGCGATGGCTCATCAGGACGTTCGCACGGCCGCCGGCACTACCAAGGCGATCAACCTGGCCACCAACGTCGCCGCCTTGGCGGTGTTTCTCGTCAACGGTGCGGTGCTCATCCCCTTGGGACTCGCCGCCGCAGCCTTCAACATCGCCGGCAATTGGCTCGGCTCCACCTTCTTCGACAAGAAAGGGGCGCTCATCTTGCGCCCCATCATGCTCGTCGTCATTGTCCTGTTCGCCATTCGCCTCGTCACCGACCTTCTGGCCTAG
- a CDS encoding cytochrome c3 family protein, producing MKKNAIKLTGLACIVALCMALAACAPAAEPKTAGDESGDAATEMAETGDGTGAYVSDEQCLSCHGGSFEALAETTADYGLSNPHGSIHGAPVSCVNCHAKDKELTDNQCTKCHSWPHNPETGPGVALN from the coding sequence ATGAAGAAGAACGCGATCAAGCTGACCGGTTTGGCCTGCATTGTGGCGCTGTGCATGGCCCTGGCCGCCTGCGCCCCGGCCGCCGAGCCCAAAACCGCCGGCGACGAGTCGGGTGATGCGGCTACCGAGATGGCCGAAACCGGCGACGGGACTGGCGCCTATGTGTCCGACGAGCAGTGCCTGTCCTGCCACGGAGGCTCCTTTGAGGCTCTGGCCGAGACCACGGCCGACTATGGACTCTCGAATCCCCACGGATCCATCCACGGTGCCCCGGTGTCCTGCGTGAACTGCCACGCGAAGGACAAGGAGCTCACCGACAATCAGTGCACCAAGTGCCACAGCTGGCCGCACAATCCCGAAACCGGTCCGGGCGTGGCGCTGAACTAG
- a CDS encoding CCA tRNA nucleotidyltransferase → MGGFVRDALLGRPIHDVDIATSLPWPAVQEAFRRAGWGTVETGVAHGTLTVVCEGEPLEITTYRTDGVYSDGRHPDSVAPASSIEEDLQRRDFTINALAYHPARGIIDPFGGLDDMERGVLRCVGDPATRFSEDALRILRACRFASQLGVAIDPATFDAMVAGKSLLRKVSGERVYRELERFVCGDYVHDALMACVDVLAFVLPELVAMKGCAQVTKYHIYDVLEHTAWVVQRTPPEPLQRWSALFHDMGKPAAAFFEETDEGPVEHFYGHAVISTQLACGIMHRLPFPAWLRRDVPSLVRAHDDVVPPNARAVRRMLGRLGGRTDLFAALCDIKRADALAQAPFCAPRADTADELRALMEQILEDEAAFTVKHLAINGRDIIALGVPAGPEVGRLLDACLDAVIDERVPNEHEALLAFAEELRKEAS, encoded by the coding sequence GTGGGCGGCTTCGTTCGCGACGCTCTGCTCGGGCGACCCATCCACGATGTGGACATCGCGACGAGCCTGCCGTGGCCCGCGGTGCAAGAGGCGTTCCGACGCGCCGGCTGGGGCACCGTGGAAACCGGCGTCGCCCATGGCACTCTCACCGTGGTATGCGAAGGCGAGCCGCTGGAGATCACCACTTACCGCACCGACGGCGTTTACAGCGACGGGCGCCATCCCGACTCCGTGGCTCCGGCTTCCTCTATAGAAGAGGATCTGCAGCGGCGGGACTTCACCATCAACGCCCTGGCCTACCATCCTGCCCGCGGGATCATCGATCCCTTCGGCGGCCTGGACGACATGGAGCGCGGCGTGCTGAGGTGCGTGGGCGATCCGGCGACGCGCTTTTCCGAGGACGCGCTGCGCATCCTGCGAGCCTGTCGCTTCGCCTCACAGCTCGGCGTGGCCATCGACCCTGCCACCTTCGACGCTATGGTCGCCGGCAAGAGCCTCCTGCGGAAAGTGTCCGGCGAGCGCGTCTACCGTGAGCTGGAGCGCTTCGTCTGCGGCGACTACGTTCACGATGCGCTTATGGCCTGCGTCGATGTACTGGCCTTCGTGCTGCCGGAGCTTGTGGCCATGAAGGGATGCGCCCAAGTGACGAAGTACCATATATACGATGTGCTCGAGCACACCGCCTGGGTGGTGCAGCGCACGCCCCCCGAGCCGCTGCAGCGCTGGAGCGCCCTGTTCCACGACATGGGCAAGCCCGCGGCGGCGTTCTTCGAGGAGACGGACGAGGGGCCGGTGGAGCATTTCTACGGACACGCCGTCATCAGCACGCAACTCGCCTGCGGCATCATGCACCGCCTCCCCTTCCCCGCCTGGCTGCGCCGGGACGTGCCGTCTCTCGTGCGGGCCCACGACGACGTGGTGCCCCCCAATGCCCGAGCCGTGCGCCGCATGCTGGGGCGACTCGGGGGACGCACCGACCTCTTCGCGGCCCTCTGCGATATCAAACGGGCCGACGCCCTGGCCCAGGCGCCGTTCTGCGCTCCCCGAGCCGATACCGCCGACGAGCTGCGCGCCCTTATGGAGCAGATTCTGGAAGATGAGGCCGCATTCACCGTGAAGCACCTCGCCATAAACGGCCGCGACATCATAGCTCTCGGCGTCCCCGCCGGCCCGGAGGTGGGGCGCCTGCTGGACGCGTGTCTGGACGCCGTCATCGACGAGCGCGTCCCCAACGAGCACGAGGCGCTGCTGGCCTTCGCGGAAGAGCTTCGCAAAGAGGCGTCCTAG
- a CDS encoding TetR/AcrR family transcriptional regulator, whose protein sequence is MARKAAVEARPALTRERIVAVASDLIERDGLGAFTMRSLGRELGVSAMAVYSHFDSRDAILVAVLQRLMASMDTDPVPGEAWDDTLRRTMTSIYRLEMAHPELATIEVVPQTGENGLAEHTDKIVNLHLAQGMPEPVLTQAWALVDAYLTGFIGNAIAVRANRPSGVRGVSSGRAAEGEGAASCTDDDTLPWQRVVAAAYTDEAFAHGVEIIIQGIRALAAPDPCEWRTPEP, encoded by the coding sequence ATGGCCCGAAAAGCTGCGGTCGAGGCGCGTCCGGCGCTCACCCGCGAGCGCATTGTCGCCGTGGCCTCCGATCTCATCGAGCGCGACGGCCTCGGTGCGTTCACCATGCGCTCCCTGGGCCGCGAGCTGGGCGTGTCGGCCATGGCCGTCTACAGCCACTTCGACTCCCGGGATGCCATTCTTGTGGCCGTCCTTCAGCGTCTCATGGCGTCCATGGATACCGATCCGGTGCCCGGAGAGGCTTGGGACGACACGCTGCGACGCACCATGACCTCCATCTATCGGCTGGAAATGGCTCATCCGGAATTGGCCACCATCGAGGTGGTGCCCCAAACAGGGGAGAACGGTCTGGCCGAGCACACCGACAAGATCGTGAACCTGCATCTGGCCCAGGGGATGCCCGAGCCGGTGCTGACCCAGGCATGGGCCCTCGTGGATGCCTATCTGACGGGGTTTATCGGCAATGCCATCGCGGTTCGGGCGAATCGGCCCTCCGGTGTCCGCGGCGTCTCGAGCGGGCGCGCGGCTGAAGGGGAAGGCGCTGCGAGCTGCACGGACGACGATACGCTCCCTTGGCAGCGCGTCGTCGCGGCGGCCTACACCGACGAGGCCTTCGCCCATGGTGTCGAGATCATCATCCAGGGCATTCGAGCGCTGGCGGCTCCCGATCCCTGCGAGTGGCGCACGCCTGAGCCGTGA